The proteins below are encoded in one region of Dioscorea cayenensis subsp. rotundata cultivar TDr96_F1 chromosome 18, TDr96_F1_v2_PseudoChromosome.rev07_lg8_w22 25.fasta, whole genome shotgun sequence:
- the LOC120281870 gene encoding RNA helicase aquarius isoform X2: MLKKEDILLSHQILDSEIIQPRPDDSPGAASIGEQMDDACVLYCERFTEFLIDLLSQLPTRRFLKPLVADVAVVSKCHLSALYTHEKGRLFAQLVDLLQFYEGFEIDDHDGTQLSDHDVLLAHYSRLQAFQLLAFKKIPKLMDLALCNIGAIHNRADLSKKLSILSAEELKDLVCDKLKLVSGGDPCADRVDFLIEILVYFFEKRQSQKEAINALPLYPNEQIMWDESVVPSINYSGEGCLALPKLNLQFLTLHDYLLRNFNLFRLESTYEIREDIQEAVPHLLSYINSEGETAFRGWSRMAVPIKDFKITQVKQPNVGEVKPSSATAEVTFSIASYKAHIRSEWNALKEHDVLFLLSIRPSFEPLSAEEAARSTVPERLGLQFVRGCEVIEIHDEEGVLMNDFTGRIKRDEWKPPKGELRTVTVALDTAQYYMDTTNRAERGAEDVYGTFNILMRRKPKENNFKAILESIRDLMNEAFTVPEWLHNILLGYGNPSAAQWTNMPDLLEVVDFKDTFLDAAHLRESFPDFQVCFLNPEGKEEPSPNPPFRIRLPKTLKGSVHALPGNKKSSNSATLGGDDMATQGAEKEKLIVEPYIPADPGPYPQDQPKQNSVRFTPTQIEAIISGIQPGLTMVVGPPGTGKTDTAVQILNVLYHNCPSQRTLIITHSNQALNDLFEKIMQRDVPARYLLRLGQGEQELATDLDFSRQGRVNAMLVRRLELLSEVERLARSLNLPEDVGYTCETASYFWLLHVYSRWEQFLAACEENQDRPTFIKDRFPFKEFFSNTPQPVFTGQSFEKDMRAAKGCFCHLSTVFQELEECRAFELLKSTADRANYLMTKQAKIVAMTCTHAALKRKDFLQLGFKYDNLLMEESAQILEIETFIPMLLQRQEDGHARLKRCILIGDHHQLPPVVKNMAFQKYSHMDQSLFTRFVRLGIPYIELNAQGRARPDIAKLYNWRYRDLGDLPYVREQDVFHKANSGFSYEYQLIDIPDYHGKGETAPSPWFYQNEGEAEYIVSVYIYMQLLGYPASKISILTTYNGQKLLIRDVVNRRCTSCGISPPSKITTVDKFQGQQNDFILLSLVRTRFVGHLRDVRRLVVAMSRARLGLYIFCHRSLFEQCYELQPTFQLLLQRPDRLGLNLDETTPFTDRPVGETGRVHFVEGIQDMENLVVFKMHQLYRAQAISHYYAEFSEQDPQTENPKMSPSQRHHTEEDADMPFANGENTTSENGDTGNALAENNDSGNAITEDGDTGNTPAKNIDSDENKMEE; this comes from the exons TCATGATGTGCTGCTAGCTCACTATTCTCGTTTGCAAGCATTTCAACTATTAGCTTTTAAGAAAATACCTAAG ttgatggACCTTGCATTATGTAACATTGGTGCCATTCATAACCGTGCTGATCTTTCAAAGAAACTATCTATATTGTCTGCCGAGGAACTGAAAGATTTGGTCTGCGATAAG CTTAAATTGGTATCGGGTGGAGATCCATGTGCTGATAGAGTTGACTTCCTTATtgaaattttggtttatttctttgaGAAACGCCAGTCCCAAAAGGAGGCTATAAATGCTCTTCCTCTATACCCAAATGAGCAGATAATGTGGGATGAAAGTGTTGTCCCAAGCATCAATTACTCTGGAGAAGGATGCCTTGCCCTCCCAAAGCTTAACCTGCAGTTTTTGACGCTTCATGATTATCTATTGAGAAACTTTAATCTTTTTCGTCTGGAATCAACTTATGAGATTCGTGAAGATATCCAGGAAGCTGTTCCACACCTTCTATCTTATATTAATAGTGAAGGGGAAACTGCTTTCAGAGGTTGGTCGAGAATGGCTGTTCCAATAAAGGACTTCAAAATTACCCAAGTGAAACAACCAAATGTCGGAGAAGTAAAGCCCTCCTCTGCAACTGCAGAAGTTACTTTCAGCATTGCTAGCTATAAGGCGCATATAAGATCAGAATGGAACGCACTTAAAGAgcatgatgttttatttttattatcgaTTCGTCCTTCTTTTGAACCTCTTAGCGCCGAAGAAGCTGCCAGGTCAACTGTGCCAGAGAGACTTGGTCTTCAATTTGTCAGGGGGTGCGAAGTAATTGAAATTCATGATGAAGAGGGAGTGCTTATGAATGATTTCACAGGTCGCATCAAAAGGGATGAGTGGAAGCCACCTAAAGGTGAACTTCGTACGGTTACTGTTGCTCTTGATACAGCGCAATATTACATGGACACAACTAATAGAGCTGAAAGGGGTGCAGAAGATGTATATGGAACATTCAACATATTAATGAGAAGGAAAccgaaagaaaataattttaaagcaATTTTAGAATCTATACGAGATCTTATGAATGAAGCTTTTACAGTTCCTGAGTGGCTGCACAATATATTATTGGGTTATGGAAATCCTTCTGCTGCACAATGGACCAACATGCCTGATCTTCTTGAAGTTGTTGATTTCAAGGACACGTTTCTTGATGCAGCCCATTTGCGAGAGAGTTTTCCAGATTTCCAG GTTTGCTTCCTCAACCCAGAAGGTAAAGAGGAACCATCTCCAAATCCTCCTTTTCGCATAAGACTTCCCAAGACATTGAAGGGAAGTGTCCATGCTCTCCCAGGcaataaaaaatcaagtaaCTCAGCTACATTGGGTGGTGATGATATGGCCACCCAAGGTGCTGAAAAGGAGAAACTTATTGTTGAGCCATATATACCTGCTGACCCTGGGCCATACCCTCAAGATCAACCTAAACAAAACTCTGTAAGATTCACACCGACACAG ATTGAAGCAATCATTTCAGGTATTCAGCCTGGGCTGACAATGGTCGTTGGTCCTCCTGGAACTGGAAAAACTGATACAGCTGTACAAATTTTGAATGTGCTTTATCATAATTGCCCTTCGCAGCGGACACTAATCATTACTCATTCCAATCAAGCCCTAAATGACCTGTTTGAGAAAATAATGCAG AGAGATGTTCCCGCTAGGTACCTTCTTCGGTTGGGTCAAGGTGAACAAGAGCTGGCAACAGATCTTGATTTTAGCCGTCAAGGTCGTGTAAATGCTATGCTTGTTCGGCGATTAGAACTTCTCAGTGAAGTTGAAAGGCTCGCAAGATCTCTTAATTTGCCAGAAGACGTGGGCTATACTTGTGAAACAGCAAGTTACTTTTGGTTGCTACATGTGTATTCTCGCTGGGAGCAATTTTTAGCTGCTTGTGAAGAGAATCAAGATCGACCAACTTTTATCAAAGACCGATTTCCATTTAAGGAGTTCTTTTCAAACACACCTCAGCCTGTTTTTACTGGTCAGTCCTTTGAGAAAGACATGCGTGCTGCAAAGGGTTGTTTCTGCCATCTCTCGACAGTGTTCCAAGAGCTGGAAGAATGCAGAGCATTTGAATTGCTGAAGTCCACAGCTGATCGAGCAAATTATCTGATGACTAAACAAGCCAAAATTGTGGCTATGACCTGTACTCATGCAGCATTGAAGAGGAAGGATTTCCTCCAGTTAGGGTTCAAGTATGACAACTTGCTGATGGAAGAAAGTGCACAGATATTGGAGATAGAGACATTCATACCAATGTTACTTCAAAGGCAGGAAGATGGTCATGCTCGTCTCAAACGCTGCATATTGATTGGTGATCATCATCAGTTGCCTCCGGTTGTGAAAAACATGGCTTTTCAGAAGTATAGTCATATGGATCAAAGTTTGTTCACCAGGTTTGTTCGTCTTGgtattccttatattgagctgAATGCCCAAGGTAGAGCTCGGCCAGATATAGCCAAACTGTACAACTGGAGATACAGAGACCTTGGTGACTTACCTTATGTTCGTGAGCAAGATGTCTTTCATAAAGCTAATTCTGGATTTTCTTATGAATATCAGCTGATAGATATTCCTGATTACCATGGGAAGGGTGAAACTGCTCCTTCTCCTTGGTTCTATCAGAATGAAGGTGAGGCTGAATATATCGTTAGtgtttacatatatatgcaGTTACTCGGGTACCCAGCGAGTAAAATTTCCATATTGACCACCTACAATGGCCAGAAGCTTCTGATTCGTGATGTTGTCAATAGACGATGCACCTCATGTGGAATCAGCCCACCTAGTAAG ATAACAACCGTTGACAAATTTCAAGGTCAACAAAACGATTTCATTCTGCTGTCCCTTGTCCGAACTCGATTTGTTGGGCATCTTCGTGATGTTAGAAGATTGGTTGTTGCTATGTCTCGAGCCCGATTGGGTCTGTATATCTTTTGCCATCGCTCACTCTTTGAACAGTGCTATGAGTTGCAACCCACATTTCAACTTCTGCTTCAGAGGCCAGATCGTCTTGGTTTAAATTTAGATGAAACAACTCCATTTACAGATCGTCCTGTTGGAGAAACAGGAAGAGTGCATTTTGTAGAAGGCATCCAGGATATGGAAAACCTTGTTGTCTTCAAAATGCACCAACTCTATCGG GCCCAAGCCATTAGCCATTACTATGCCGAATTCTCAGAGCAAGATCCCCAGACTGAAAACCCCAAAATGTCACCATCCCAGCGTCACCACACCGAGGAGGATGCTGATATGCCCTTTGCAAATGGTGAGAACACTACATCTGAAAATGGTGATACCGGGAATGCTCTGGCTGAAAACAATGACTCTGGGAATGCTATTACCGAAGACGGTGATACAGGGAATACTCCGGCCAAAAACATAGATAGTGATGAAAATAAGATGGAGGAATGA